From a region of the Helicoverpa armigera isolate CAAS_96S chromosome 14, ASM3070526v1, whole genome shotgun sequence genome:
- the LOC110375073 gene encoding ras-related protein Rab-11A, whose product MGTREDEYDYLFKVVLIGDSGVGKSSLLSRFTRNEFNLESKSTIGVEFATRSIEVDGKTIKAQIWDTAGQERYRAITSAYYRGAVGALLVYDIAKHLSYENVERWLRELRDHADQNILIMLVGNKSDLRHLRSIPTEEAKAFAERNGLSFIETSALDSTNVEPAFQNILTEIYRIVSQKQMRDPPEGDVIRPDAEPTDVRPSHTDNVRKQCCQ is encoded by the exons ATGGGCACAAGAGAGGACGAAtacgattatttgtttaaag TTGTTCTAATAGGTGATTCTGGGGTCGGTAAAAGCAGTCTCCTATCACGTTTCACTAGAAATGAATTTAACTTAGAGTCTAAATCCACAATTGGCGTGGAATTCGCAACAAGAAGTATAGAG GTGGACGGCAAAACCATAAAAGCCCAGATATGGGACACGGCCGGCCAGGAGCGGTACCGCGCGATCACGTCAGCCTACTACCGCGGCGCGGTCGGCGCGCTTCTCGTGTACGACATAGCCAAACATCTGTCCTACGAGAACGTCGAGCGATGGTTGCGCGAGCTTCGCGATCACGCCGATCAGAATATACTGATCATGCTTGTTGGTAACAAGAGCGATCTCAGGCACCTCAG ATCTATCCCAACAGAAGAGGCCAAGGCATTCGCGGAAAGGAACGGTCTTAGTTTTATTGAAACATCCGCTCTCGACTCAACTAACGTCGAGCCTGCATTCCAGAACATTCTAACTG AAATCTACAGGATCGTATCTCAGAAGCAGATGCGCGACCCGCCGGAGGGCGACGTGATCCGGCCCGACGCCGAGCCCACCGACGTGCGGCCCTCGCACACCGACAACGTGCGCAAGCAGTGCTGCCAGTAG